Part of the Sulfobacillus acidophilus DSM 10332 genome, TTGTGGGTGCATAATGGGCTTATTACCCGGGGACAGGTGAAGATGTCCAAGTCGCTCGATAACGGGATTGGCCTCACGGAACTATTGGATCGCTTTCCTCCGGAAATTGTCCGGACCTACTTGTTAACCGTGCATTATCGATCGCCTTTAGATTTCCAAGAAGACTACTTGCGCGATTGGCAGCAAGCCATCGAACGCGTGTGGCGACTTTGGGACGAGGTGCGGACGGCCGATGCGCCTCGGCATTGGGTGCAGGAAGAGTGGATGGAACGGTTACAGTCGTTTGAGGCGCGCTTTTTGGAGACGCTTGACGACGACTTTAACACGGCCCGGGCTTTTGCGGACGTGTTTGACATGATCCGGGACGTGCGGGCGGGCATGACGACTCCGTTTCGAGACGATGCGCGGGCTTGGGGCCGAAAAAACTTGGAGATAGCCGATGAAATTTTGGGCTTTTTACCCGCCGAGTGTTCACCTACGACCGAGGTTGACGGCTCCTCCGAAGGCCTTTTGGCGCAGGTGCTGGCACTCCGGGATAATGCGCGTCGGCAACGGCAGTTTGCCTGGGCCGATGCTTTGCGGGATGTTCTCATAAAGAGCGGCTATGACGTGGAGGATACTCCGGAGGGGACTCGCGTACACCGAAGGACCTCCGGTCCACAATAAGGAGATGAAATAATGGCCAAAACCTCCATTAAACGGGGAGACAAGAAATCACGCGGCGGACAAAAAACGGAGCGGCCGCAGCGGGCTGGGCGACCTTCTCGCCGCCCGACCGCTTTAGGGCGGGATACCCGGGAGACGAAACGCTATGATGCACCGCCCATAGAGGCGCAGGAGCCGTTGATTATCGGACGGCATCCGGTGTTGGAAGCCTTACGCGCCGGGCGGGCAATCACCCGGATCTGGGTCCAAACCGGTCTTCTGGAAGGGAGTCTGCGGGAAATCGTCGGACTAGCCCGTGATGCCCACATTGCGGTCAACACGGTGCCCAAAGTGCTCTTGGATCGCATGGCCGAGACCGTGCCGCACCAGGGCGTTATTGCGCAAGCGGCATTAAAACCGGTGTTGAGTCTCGACGATCTGGAAGCGTTGATTCGGGGGGTGTCCAACCCTTTAATTTATGTATTAGACGGTATTCAGGATCCCCAAAATTTGGGGGCGATTTTACGGGTGGCCGATGCCACCGGGGCGGCGGCGGTCGTTATTCCGGAACGCGGGGCGGTCGGGTTGACGGCGGCGGTTGGCAAAGCCTCGGCCGGTGCTATCGAATATGTTCCGGTTGTGCGGGTGACCAATTTATCCGCGGCCCTACAGAAAATCAAAAGTTGGGGCGTGTTTGTTTATGCTGCCGACCCGGCCGCCGAGCGGCTTTATACGGCGGTGGATTGGCGGGGCGCGGTGGCGGTGCTGATTGGGGCAGAAGGCCGCGGCATTCGACCCTTGGTGAAAAGCCGGGCGGACGACGTCGTGCGGCTCCCGATGTTTGGTCACGTCAATTCGTTAAATGCGGCGACCGCGGCGGCCGTTTTAGGATTTGAGGTGGTGCGGCAACGCTCCCAATCCTAATGGAGGCGTATATCGGCCCCGGACCGCATAGAATGGTGTCAATATCATTCGGCCGATCGGCCAAAATGAGGGGAATAGGGCGCAAATATTGACGTTCAGGATGAACCGTGACTATAATGCTTAAAGATCATTGGGTTCCCTTTTACAAACGGTAACCCTTGATTCTTTTTCTAAAATGAAAGATAATTTCGTTAAATTCCAGACAGTACCTCAAGGTGGAGGCGATTTGGGTGAGCGTTGGCCCCTATCCAGAAGTAGCTCGGCACTATGATGCAATGGTGGACGAGGACATTGTCGCTCAAGCGCGAGACGGCAATGGCGAGGCGCTGGAATATCTCATCCATAAGTATCGCAATTTTGTCCGGGCCAAGGCGCGCTCGTATTTTCTGATCGGGGCCGATCGGGAAGATATCATCCAAGAAGGGATGATAGGCCTTTATAAAGCCATCCGCGATTTTCGTAATGACAAATTATCGTCGTTTCGCGCCTTTGCGGAACTTTGTATTACCCGCCAAATCATTACGGCCATCAAAACGGCCACGCGTCAAAAGCATATTCCCTTAAATTCCTATATTTCCTTAAATAAGCCGATATATGAAGAAGATTCCGATCGTACCCTCATGGACGTGGTGTCGACGGCCCGCGTATCTGATCCGGAAGAAATGGTTATTAACCGGGAAGAATTCGGGGATATCGAAGAAAAAATGGGGGAAATCCTGAGCGATCTCGAGTGGAAAGTCCTCATGTCCTATCTCGACGGGCGTTCGTATCAAGAAATTGCCATAGAATTAAAACGCCACGTCAAATCGATCGACAACGCGTTACAACGCGTCAAACGGAAATTGGAACGTTACCTGGATGGCCGGTTAGCCTTAACGATGGATAGTTCCTTGCCGGACGAAGACGTCGACGATTAACGGTGTCGGCGGCGGAGCTCGCGCCAGCGGCTCGACACCGCGTCGATGTCGGTCTCGGATAGACCGTGTAATCCATAGAATCCGGCATTGAATGTCTTGACCACAGCCAGAACGATATCCGCATCGTCGGGAAAATACCGGAGCCATGCCCGTCCCCATCCCTGAGGCGTAAACCCCTGGACAGAGTGCCCAAGGTATCTGGGTGTCCCTTTTAGGATTTGTTGCCATAATTGGGCCATTGCCGACGCCGATCGCCGTCTGATTTGCCACCCCGCGAAGAGCCCTGCCAGACCGAGTCCGAAAAGAATCCATTGTGCCCCGATCGGCCGAGCGGCGAAGTACCGGTCATGGTGAGGGGGCGTTTTCGGCGTAGCCGTGCGCGGTGAAGGCAGGGGCACAGGATGCACCGGGAGGGCTTTAGACGATGGGGCCGGCGTCGGATGGGTACGATTCAGGGGAATAACCCCGCTTGTACTACCGATTGCGGCAGTGTTGGGCGGCGTGTGGACGATCTGGACGGGGCCTGCGAAACCGGGGGTCGGGTCAAACGCGACCCACCCTAACGATCCGAGCCAAATTTGGGCCCAGGCATGGGCGTCCTCGGCCCGAATCAGATAGCCTTTTTGTGAGGGATCATAGACGCCCGGGGTATAACCCACCACCCAACGCGCAGGGACCCCTAAAAGCCGCATCATCATGACAAACGTGGTCGAGAACTGGTCGCAATATCCTCGGCGGTCGCCAAACAGGAAGTGATTGACGGCATTTTCCTGACTGGGCGTCACGGAATAGGAATAGCGATAATGCTGATCTAAGTATGCCTTGATGAGAAGCGCCGCTTGCCAGGGCGACACGGCCCCGTGGGTAACGGTCAATGCCAATTGTTTCACGCGCGGGGATAGCGAGCCGGGGACGGCCAAATCGGGAGCCAACGATCGGGGAACGGAGCCGATTTGGGCAATGGCTAGTTGATCGGCCGAATAGCGAGGGACTTCCGTGACCAATTGATAGTGTTTGGTCGGCAGACTCACGACCGTTTCGTTATTCGGATTAATCGTGGTCAATACCGAAAAGGTTACCGGGTCCCCAGTGTAAACCAGATGCTCCAAGGGAGTCGGGGTCAGGCCGGTTACGCCCACGTGCCAAACCGTGGATACGACACCGCGGCCGAAATTCGACGTCCAAAGACTTTTCGGCAGGGTGGTTGTGGGGGATCCGGCGGGATTGGACCAGCTCAATCCGTTAAACGTGGTGTAAACCCCGTCCTGCCAATAGGCCGGCGCCGGGCTATGGATCAAAAGCACCGGTGTGGCTTGAGGGGCGACGGACCGCGTGATATTGGTGTCCGACAAGGAGAGGCCGGTCACGGCGGTGGCGGCGGGGCCGGGGATAGATGGGGTGAGGCGGTTAAACCACTGCCATCGTAGCGTGAAGTGGCGCGTCGGCAGGGTAACACCGGTGGCCAGGCTGACGGTGAAGATGGAGACACCGGCCATCTCGAGCCATAGCGGCCACCGAGGGGACTCTCCCCCGTCTTCCAACCGGAGGGTACTCAAATGGCGATAACCCATGTCCAAAAGGCCTAAAATCGCGAAGGCGGTAAACGGGCCGACCCCGGCCAACCCCCATAGCAGATGATTCAAGACAATAACCCCGAGGCCGATAATCCATAGGAGGAATCGTTGGCTTGGGGTTGAAGCGGAACGGGTTACCAACCAAATAAGCCATCCGCCTCCCAATAATAAAGGAACCGCCAAGTGGGCATTTAAGTGTTGCCATTGGGTCACCTGAAGACTTTCCAAGTCTTTGAGCGCACGCCCGATGTCGTGAAGCAGGTGGCCTGGAGAAGCGGCGTGACCCCACCCGATGACGAGCTCCCCATAGAGCACCGTCGCCTGCGCCACCCGTTTCTTCCA contains:
- a CDS encoding RNA methyltransferase, TrmH family, group 3 (PFAM: SpoU rRNA Methylase family; RNA 2'-O ribose methyltransferase substrate binding~TIGRFAM: rRNA methylase, putative, group 3~COGs: COG0566 rRNA methylase~InterPro IPR013123:IPR001537:IPR004441~KEGG: sth:STH3115 rRNA methyltransferase~PFAM: tRNA/rRNA methyltransferase, SpoU; RNA 2-O ribose methyltransferase, substrate binding~SPTR: rRNA methyltransferase;~TIGRFAM: RNA methyltransferase TrmH, group 3) yields the protein MAKTSIKRGDKKSRGGQKTERPQRAGRPSRRPTALGRDTRETKRYDAPPIEAQEPLIIGRHPVLEALRAGRAITRIWVQTGLLEGSLREIVGLARDAHIAVNTVPKVLLDRMAETVPHQGVIAQAALKPVLSLDDLEALIRGVSNPLIYVLDGIQDPQNLGAILRVADATGAAAVVIPERGAVGLTAAVGKASAGAIEYVPVVRVTNLSAALQKIKSWGVFVYAADPAAERLYTAVDWRGAVAVLIGAEGRGIRPLVKSRADDVVRLPMFGHVNSLNAATAAAVLGFEVVRQRSQS
- a CDS encoding RNA polymerase, sigma 30 subunit, SigH (PFAM: Sigma-70, region 4; Sigma-70 region 2~TIGRFAM: RNA polymerase sigma factor, sigma-70 family; RNA polymerase sigma-H factor~COGs: COG1595 DNA-directed RNA polymerase specialized sigma subunit sigma24 homolog~InterPro IPR007627:IPR013249:IPR014218:IPR014284~KEGG: hmo:HM1_1361 RNA polymerase factor sigma-70~PFAM: RNA polymerase sigma-70 region 2; RNA polymerase sigma factor 70, region 4 type 2~SPTR: RNA polymerase sigma-70 factor;~TIGRFAM: RNA polymerase sigma-H type; RNA polymerase sigma-70), whose protein sequence is MSVGPYPEVARHYDAMVDEDIVAQARDGNGEALEYLIHKYRNFVRAKARSYFLIGADREDIIQEGMIGLYKAIRDFRNDKLSSFRAFAELCITRQIITAIKTATRQKHIPLNSYISLNKPIYEEDSDRTLMDVVSTARVSDPEEMVINREEFGDIEEKMGEILSDLEWKVLMSYLDGRSYQEIAIELKRHVKSIDNALQRVKRKLERYLDGRLALTMDSSLPDEDVDD
- a CDS encoding transglutaminase domain-containing protein (PFAM: Transglutaminase-like superfamily~COGs: COG1305 Transglutaminase-like protein~InterPro IPR002931~KEGG: tjr:TherJR_0785 transglutaminase domain protein~PFAM: Transglutaminase-like~SMART: Transglutaminase-like~SPTR: Transglutaminase domain protein) codes for the protein MTRLSRRTYLTLLTGLWASALFWPYPEAGGIVHAPILALTPLWLALTDIIPGHAWKKRVAQATVLYGELVIGWGHAASPGHLLHDIGRALKDLESLQVTQWQHLNAHLAVPLLLGGGWLIWLVTRSASTPSQRFLLWIIGLGVIVLNHLLWGLAGVGPFTAFAILGLLDMGYRHLSTLRLEDGGESPRWPLWLEMAGVSIFTVSLATGVTLPTRHFTLRWQWFNRLTPSIPGPAATAVTGLSLSDTNITRSVAPQATPVLLIHSPAPAYWQDGVYTTFNGLSWSNPAGSPTTTLPKSLWTSNFGRGVVSTVWHVGVTGLTPTPLEHLVYTGDPVTFSVLTTINPNNETVVSLPTKHYQLVTEVPRYSADQLAIAQIGSVPRSLAPDLAVPGSLSPRVKQLALTVTHGAVSPWQAALLIKAYLDQHYRYSYSVTPSQENAVNHFLFGDRRGYCDQFSTTFVMMMRLLGVPARWVVGYTPGVYDPSQKGYLIRAEDAHAWAQIWLGSLGWVAFDPTPGFAGPVQIVHTPPNTAAIGSTSGVIPLNRTHPTPAPSSKALPVHPVPLPSPRTATPKTPPHHDRYFAARPIGAQWILFGLGLAGLFAGWQIRRRSASAMAQLWQQILKGTPRYLGHSVQGFTPQGWGRAWLRYFPDDADIVLAVVKTFNAGFYGLHGLSETDIDAVSSRWRELRRRHR